GGCGAAGGTGGACCCGTGGTCTCCGGGGCCGAAGGGAGACCATCCGCAGAAGACCGCCGCGCCGAGGGGCAGCCCTCCGCCGATCCCCTTGCCGATGGTGACGATGTCCGGGGCCAGTCCCCAGTGTTCATGGGAGAAGTTTTTCCCCGTGCGTCCGAGCCCGGCCTGGATCTCGTCGGCAACGACAAGGACTCCCTTGTCCCGCTGCAATGTTTTCACCGCCTCGGCCAGCTCGCCGGGTATGGGGATCACACCGCTGTTCCCCTGGACGCACTCCAGGAAAACGGCGGCCACGTCGTATTCTTCGGCGAAGTCGAGGAGCATGCTCCCCCTCAGGGGAAGGAAGACGCACCCCGGAACGAGGGGTTCGAAGGGCTTTCTCATGGAGGGGCCCCAGGTGACGGAGAGGGCGCCGAGGGTCCTTCCGTGGAAGTTTCCCTCGAAGGAGACGATAACGCCCCTCCTGTGTTTCTTCACCGCCTTGAGGGCCGCCTCGTTCGCCTCGGCGCCGGAGTTGGAGAAGTAGACCTCCCCGGGGCGGCCCGTCATGGCGACGAGCTGTTCGGCCACGGTAACGGCGTCGGGGTCGAGAAAGTAGTTGGACAGGTGGATAAACCGGGCCGCCTTTTCAGACACCGCCCGTACCACGTCGGGATGGCCGTGCCCCAGGGGAAGGACGCCGATGCCGGAGAAGGCGTCCAGGAAGACGCCCCTGTCCGTATAGACCTTCATTCCCTCGGCACGCTCCACTGCAAGGCCCCAGGGAGAATAGACGGGAGTCAGCATGGAAATCATTCCCCCAGCCCGAACTCTTCCACCAGGGCGCGGAGAGCCTCGTTGCCGTCCTCTGTGGCCACCAGGGCGGAAATTTTGATCTCCGATGTGGTGGTACCGAGCATGGCGATCCCCTTCCGGCTCAGGGCGGAGATAAACCGCGCGGCCACCCCTGGGGCCGACTTCATCCCCACCCCAACGGCGGAGACTTTCACCACGTTCCGATCCTCGGTCACGGTCCAGCCTTCCCAGGGAGCAAGAACATCCCTCACCGTCCTGAGCACCGCCTTTTCCGTGGCGTCCACCACGGTGAAGGTAAGGTGGGAATGGCCGTTCTCGTTCACCGTGGAAATCATGTCCACATTCACTCCCTGTTCCGCGAGCCCCGTGAAGAGGGCACTCAGGGCCTCCATGGAACGGGGAAGGCGGGATATGGTCAGCCTCGTCTGGTTGCTGTCGGTGGTCACGCCCGTAACGACGGGCTGCTCGAGCCACTCGGGAAGGGATTTCACTACGCAGGTCCCCCTTTCATCGGAGAAGGTGGAGCCGCAGTAGAGGTCCACCGAGTATTTTTTCGCTATTTCCACGGCCCTGGAATGGAGCACCTTGGCTCCCAGGGATGACAGTTCCAGCATTTCGTCGTAGGTGATATAGTCGAGTTTCCTGGCTCCGGGAACCCTGTTCGGGTCGCAGGTGAACACCCCCGGCACGTCGCTGTAGATCTCGCAGGGACAACCGCACTTGGCAGCAATGGCTACCGCCGACGTGTCCGAACCTCCCCGGCCCAGGGTGGTGACGTCTCCTTCCGGGGTAATGCCCTGAAATCCGGTGACCACGAGGACGCTCCGCCTCTCGAGCTGCATCATGAGCCTGGACAGGTTCAGGTCCATGATCCGGGCGTTGTTGAAGCTGCCCGTGGTGGTCAGGCCGAGCTGGAAAGCGTTGTAGGAAAGGGCCGGTATCCCCATGTCGCACAGCGCCATGGCAAGGAGGGCGGACGTGACCTGCTCCCCCGTGGCGAGGAGCATGTCCAGTTCCCTGGGGGACGGCTCCGGCGAAACCTGTTCCGCAAGGGCTATGAGAGAGTTGGTGGTTTTCCCCATGGCGGAGACCACCACCACGAGCTTGTCTCCCCGGTCCACCCTCTGCCGAATTCTCTCGGCCACGCCCCGGATCTTCTCCGCCGTGGCCACCGACGACCCGCCATACTTCTGTACGATCACGTCCGGACCTCTCCTACTTCAGGTTTCGGAGATCCTGCACGATCTCCGTCTTCGATTCGGTCTTTTCGTCCACGTCCTTGACCACCCTGGCGGGGGAACCCGCCACCACGGTTCTGGGAGGAACATCCTTCGTCACCATGGCGCCCGCAGCCACCACCGCCCCGGCGCCTACCCTTACTCCTTCCAGGATGACGGCGTTGGCCCCCACGAGGACCTTGTCCTCGATCACCACGGGCGTGGCGCTCGGAGGCTCGATGACCCCCG
The Aminivibrio sp. DNA segment above includes these coding regions:
- a CDS encoding aspartate kinase, whose product is MIVQKYGGSSVATAEKIRGVAERIRQRVDRGDKLVVVVSAMGKTTNSLIALAEQVSPEPSPRELDMLLATGEQVTSALLAMALCDMGIPALSYNAFQLGLTTTGSFNNARIMDLNLSRLMMQLERRSVLVVTGFQGITPEGDVTTLGRGGSDTSAVAIAAKCGCPCEIYSDVPGVFTCDPNRVPGARKLDYITYDEMLELSSLGAKVLHSRAVEIAKKYSVDLYCGSTFSDERGTCVVKSLPEWLEQPVVTGVTTDSNQTRLTISRLPRSMEALSALFTGLAEQGVNVDMISTVNENGHSHLTFTVVDATEKAVLRTVRDVLAPWEGWTVTEDRNVVKVSAVGVGMKSAPGVAARFISALSRKGIAMLGTTTSEIKISALVATEDGNEALRALVEEFGLGE
- a CDS encoding aminotransferase class III-fold pyridoxal phosphate-dependent enzyme, whose amino-acid sequence is MISMLTPVYSPWGLAVERAEGMKVYTDRGVFLDAFSGIGVLPLGHGHPDVVRAVSEKAARFIHLSNYFLDPDAVTVAEQLVAMTGRPGEVYFSNSGAEANEAALKAVKKHRRGVIVSFEGNFHGRTLGALSVTWGPSMRKPFEPLVPGCVFLPLRGSMLLDFAEEYDVAAVFLECVQGNSGVIPIPGELAEAVKTLQRDKGVLVVADEIQAGLGRTGKNFSHEHWGLAPDIVTIGKGIGGGLPLGAAVFCGWSPFGPGDHGSTFAPNPVSLAAGKAVLSHLTPEFVGEVARKGERFRARLSELPWAVEVRGKGLMLGVVTDDAAGVKRRAFEKGVLLNVAGGAVRFLPSLAATDAELDELADRLNF